The following proteins are co-located in the Arctopsyche grandis isolate Sample6627 chromosome 3, ASM5162203v2, whole genome shotgun sequence genome:
- the asf1 gene encoding histone chaperone asf1 → MAKVHITNVVVLDNPSPFLNPFQFELTFECIEELKEDLEWKMIYVGSAETEEHDQVLDTIYVGPIPEGRHMFVFQAPPPDVSRIPEGDALGVTVVLLTCAYRGQEFVRVGYFINNEYADTEPELRENPPTKPHFDKVIRNILGSQPRVTRFKVNWDEAPSNNAPAQPPPPPISTYMDNSNSVAALEC, encoded by the exons ATGGCCAAAGTGCACATCACCAACGTGGTGGTGCTGGACAACCCGAGCCCCTTCCTCAACCCGTTCCAGTTCGAGCTGACGTTCGAGTGCATCGAAGAGCTCAAGGAGGACCTCGAGTGGAAGATGATCTACGTGGGCTCGGCTGAGACGGAGGAGCACGACCAGGTCCTCGACACCATCTACGTGGGGCCGATCCCCGAGGGACGGCACATGTTCGTCTTCCAGGCCCCCCCGCCGGACGTGTCTCGCATCCCCGAAGGAGACGCCCTCGGAGTCACCGTTGTCCTGCTCACGTGCGCCTACAGAGGCCAGGAGTTCGTCCGGGTCGGATATTTCATCAATAATGAGTACGCCGATACCGAACCCGAGCTCCGAGAGAACCCACCTACCAAACCCCACTTTGATAag gttatTAGGAATATTTTGGGCTCTCAACCTAGAGTGACTAGATTCAAAGTGAATTGGGATGAAGCACCTTCGAATAATGCGCCTGCTCAACCACCTCCACCGCCGATATCGACGTACATGGATAACTCAAATTCTGTAGCTGCGTTGGAGTGTTGA
- the ApepP gene encoding aminopeptidase P, whose product MTSQLASSAVRLARLRALMKSSSELKAYIIPTADAHQSEYISSYDSKRAFISGFTGSAGTVIVTPDEALLWTDGRYYLQASTQLDSNWQLMKESLPTTLSRDKWLVKNLPPKSNVGANPMLLSNAEWEPLQTALHKAGHTLIPVETDLIDTVWNEDEIERPKQPSNSIFPLPLKFSGKSISEKLNDIREKMVEKNASILIITALDSVAYLLNLRGSDIPYNPVFYSYVIVTRQPDQIHFVTRPELFDQSVEAHFDQEGIKEQLKIHPYTDILNVVQEIVTTYLTAKSESDEDTIVWVSHGSSRAIHLAAKVISSKTDLVTDITPIDAMKAVKNDVETQGMINSHVRDGAALAQFFSWLEDELVNKGNKSISEISAADALEKFRSQLPLYVGLSFNTISSSGPNGAVIHYDPEPETNRILSVDDLYLCDSGAQFWDGTTDVTRTMHFGQPTKDQIEAFTLVLKGQIALGTSVFPTRIKGNVLDTLARRYLWQKGMNYAHGTGHGIGYFLNVHEGPMGISWREMPDDPGLVSNMFLSNEPGYYENGEYGIRIEDIIRIVTLVPPGDINTDTPLPRGLRGNFAGQGALGFETITMSPIQRKMIDINMLTDEEIQYIDNYHSMVLKKVSPVLDSLQWGSAKSWLAENTKPLRG is encoded by the exons ATGACTTCCCAGCTGGCTTCATCTGCCGTTAGACTCGCAAGACTCAGAGCTCTTATGAAAAGCTCATCAGAACTGAAAGCATACATCATACCTACAGCAGATGCTCATCAA AGTGAATACATTTCCAGTTATGATTCGAAGAGGGCATTCATATCTGGTTTCACTGGATCTGCTGGCACCGTTATAGTTACCCCAGATGAAGCCCTGCTTTGGACTGATGGTCGATACTATCTTCAAGCCAGCACTCAGTTGGATAGTAATTGGCAATTAATGAAGGAAT CGCTTCCAACAACTTTGTCTAGAGATAAGTGGCTTGTTAAAAATCTTCCACCCAAATCTAATGTAGGTGCTAATCCTATGCTTTTATCTAATGCTGAATGGGAACCTTTGCAA ACTGCATTGCACAAAGCTGGTCATACTCTCATTCCGGTTGAAACAGATTTGATAGATACAGTTTGGAACGAGGATGAAATTGAAAGACCAAAACAACCATCAAATAGTATATTTCCTCTGCCATTGAAATTTTCAGGTAAATCTATATCTGAAAAGTTgaacgatattcgagaaaagaTGGTAGAAAAGAATGCAAGCATTTTGATCATAACAGCTTTGGATAGTGTCGCAT ATCTACTGAATTTGCGTGGTTCTGACATTCCATACAATCCTGTGTTTTACAGTTATGTTATTGTAACGCGTCAACCAGATCAAATTCATTTTGTAACAAGACCAGAGTTATTTGATCAGAGTGTAGAAGCTCACTTCGACCAAGAAGGAATAAAAGAACAATTGAAGATACATCCTTATACCGACATCCTTAACGTGGTTCAAGAAATA GTTACAACATATTTGACAGCAAAAAGTGAATCAGATGAAGATACAATAGTATGGGTTTCTCATGGTTCTAGTAGAGCTATTCATTTAGCTGCCAAAGTTATCTCATCTAAAACCGATTTGGTAACTGATATTACACCAATTGATGCTATGAAAGCTGTCAAAAATGATGTTGAGACACAG GGAATGATCAACTCTCATGTAAGAGATGGTGCTGCACTCGCACAATTCTTTTCGTGGTTGGAAGACGAGCTAGTTAATAAAGGTAATAAAAGCATTTCAGAAATATCAGCTGCTGACGCGCTAGAGAAATTtagaag CCAACTACCACTCTATGTGGGTCTTTCGTTTAATACCATAAGCTCATCGGGTCCCAACGGTGCTGTCATCCATTACGATCCAGAACCTGAGACTAATAGAATTCTATCTGTTGATGATTTGTACTTATGTGATTCGGGAGCTCAATTTTG ggATGGCACAACAGATGTTACTCGAACCATGCATTTTGGACAACCGACTAAAGATCAAATTGAAGCTTTCACTCTTGTACTTAAAGGCCAAATCGCACTCGGTACTTCAGTCTTCCCAACTAGAATTAAA GGAAACGTATTAGACACACTTGCAAGAAGGTATCTATGGCAAAAAGGAATGAATTATGCCCATGGTACTGGTCATGGAATAGGCTACTTTTTGAATGTTCATGAAGGTCCAATGGGAATTTCATGGAGGGAAATGCCCGATGATCCTGGCCTGGTATCCAATATGTTTTTGAGTAACG AGCCGGGATATTACGAAAATGGAGAATATGGTATACGTATCGAAGACATAATAAGAATTGTCACACTGGTGCCACCAGGAGACATAAATACAG ATACACCGTTACCTCGCGGTCTCAGAGGAAACTTTGCTGGACAAGGGGCGCTTGGGTTTGAGACAATCACCATGTCTCCCATTCAAAGGAAAATGATCGATATCAATATGCTCACTGATGAGGAG ATTCAATACATTGACAACTATCACAGCATGGTTTTGAAGAAAGTGAGTCCAGTTTTAGACAGTCTTCAATGGGGTTCAGCCAAATCCTGGCTTGCAGAAAATACGAAACCATTGAGAGGTTGA